From a region of the Mercurialis annua linkage group LG1-X, ddMerAnnu1.2, whole genome shotgun sequence genome:
- the LOC126661836 gene encoding uncharacterized protein LOC126661836, translating to MDKGKEPMREEDAPENSARKQNAPIVIPDEERWMDERHTLKGGEEHLEEKVRQVMSRLGIRCEDVDISLRSDSPLADFIISHEFPTKFRYPPNLESYDGTGCPKSHIHKFQAVINVQTNLDHVLCKLFPTTLKGLAQEWYQSLKPGSVLTFKQFSGLFQARFVACIPQKKLSTDLLAIMQWEGETLRKYVERFNKEAMQIEDLSQEIAYTALLNGTTNSDLRKELLAKSPKSFTTLMTIAHTQIRVDDGQREIENRLGRVEERTFAERRNGDRSPIGKRFGEKGNDHFRNKRKKDEDRRYTPLNTTRTNVLFWVKDSREKVRWPRKMNAASANKRDNSKYCEFHRDNGHTTDECWHLKEEIEKLIERGSLSQFVKRDTEARETESERKKERKEEIARRPRPEPAGVVNVIMGGSTGGDSNTTRKKAARTVYSVSPGAPNAKKFRSVSFSEVDSHGLSVPHEDALVVKGRLNNFEVSRMLVDTGSSVNMITMEVFGRIGLKKENLTHVSTPLVGLGGKSVQVEGSLEINVQLGDGEIYKEIRAEFMVVNMDFAYNAILGRPLLHDTCASICMRYLLMKIPTREGDAEVRGCQKSAREAYFTALRKVHITLPVLTMEPPEKKERAEHYGRTEKIELSPGKEIEVGDELEEEIKRSLTENLRSLGDSFAWTTDELIGVDPDVICHRLNIATDAKAVIQKKRRHSPEKQLAIAEEVARLKAANVIKDAYYPKWVANVVMVKKSNGTYRMCVDFTDLNKACPKDSFPLPHIDQLVDSTAGHALYTFLDAKAGYHQIPMAPEDQEKTAFITDQGLFCYKMMPFGLKNAGATYQRLVNSIFRDQIGKHMEVYVDDMIIKSIRAEDHPTDVKIVLETLKRYQLKLNPEKCVFGVPAGKFLGYMVSQRGIEANPDKIEAVLKMTPPRSIHEVQKLNGRITALGRFMSCSAKRCLPFFKTLKQIKNFTWTAECQQAFEELKSFLSSPPLLARPDPGDVLYLYISCSDETIAGVLVSEKGGEQYPIYYISKVLRDAELRYPKLEKLALCVYTATIKLRHYFEGHQVIVRTDQPLRKILQKAETSGRIAEWAVKIGSLGVIYEARKALKAQALADFFAELTFKEPMEDKTTPWEMHVDGAVCGEGAGIGVVLKGPGRIQMEYSARLEFPASNNVAEYEALITGLQLCEELNISEVQIYSDSQLVVNQVSGNFEVKEATLKKYAKQAKTFFADNGRSWSLQQIPRAMNGRSDELAKWAGTKNYDSMRNIPHEIKRQPSFQEEIEEGEVLIVEEEETWMSPLTAYLANGILPEDKKEAKRIVILSSKFGIYNGQLYKRSFTHPWLRCVNKEEGEYIMKELHEGTCGAHDGASTLVRKALLQGYYWPTMKEQATTLVRGCWPCQQHALVPRKQASEMKPIGSAWPFAQWGMDILGPLPLATGQRKFLVVAIDHFTKWIEFDSAKFRKFCAEYQINLRFTSVYHPQSNGQTEVANRILLAGLKRRLDECKGRWVEELYSVLWNYRTTPRESTGETPFALAYGTEAVIPVEIGAPTPRTEDNQLNLEENEEELRNNLDLLVEKINRSDIRMEAYRQKMAKHFNSHVKKRKFKLGDLVMRKTEVKKGEAGSGKLQPNWEGPYTISEVIKEGTFKLTNSMGRIIPRTWNANNLRKI from the exons ACAATTCTCAGGACTTTTCCAGGCTAGATTCGTAGCATGCATCCCTCAAAAGAAGCTATCCACAGATCTGCTGGCCATCATGCAATGGGAAGGAGAGACACTCAGGAAGTATGTAGAAAGATTCAATAAGGAGGCGATGCAGATAGAAGACCTGAGTCAGGAGATCGCCTACACAGCGTTACTCAATGGAACTACCAACTCCGACCTACGAAAGGAATTGTTggctaaatcaccaaaatcattTACCACACTGATGACCATCGCACATACACAGATCAGAGTGGATGATGGCCAGAGAGAGATAGAGAATCGCCTCGGACGGGTAGAAGAACGAACGTTTGCAGAAAGAAGAAATGGGGACAGATCGCCCATAGGAAAGAGGTTCGGAGAAAAAGGCAACGaccatttcagaaataaaaggaaaaaagacgAAGATAGGCGATATACGCCCCTGAACACAACCAGAACCAACGTACTGTTTTGGGTAAAAGACAGTCGAGAGAAGGTCAGATGGCCAAGGAAGATGAACGCTGCATCAGCCAACAAAAGAGACAATAGCAAATACTGTGAATTTCACAGAGACAACGGCCACACCACAGATGAATGCTGGCACCTAAAGGAGGAGATAGAGAAGCTGATAGAAAGGGGATCCCTTTCCCAGTTCGTAAAAAGGGACACCGAAGCCAGAGAGACGgaatcagaaagaaagaaagagcggAAAGAAGAAATCGCCAGAAGACCCAGACCAGAGCCAGCAGGCGTGGTTAACGTAATAATGGGCGGATCGACCGGAGGAGACAGCAATACTACAAGGAAGAAAGCTGCAAGAACAGTCTACTCAGTTAGCCCAGGTGCGCCGAATGCTAAGAAATTCAGAAGCGTATCTTTTTCGGAAGTCGATAGTCATGGCTTGTCAGTCCCCCATGAGGACGCCCTAGTTGTCAAGGGGCGACTCAACAATTTCGAGGTATCTCGGATGCTCGTAGACACGGGAAGTTCGGTAAACATGATCACGATGGAGGTGTTCGGCAGAATTGGactcaagaaagaaaatttgacaCATGTCTCTACTCCACTGGTGGGACTAGGAGGCAAATCTGTACAGGTGGAAGGATCACTGGAGATAAACGTCCAACTAGGGGATGGAGAGATCTACAAAGAGATCCGAGCAGAATTCATGGTGGTCAACATGGATTTCGCATACAACGCAATTCTCGGAAGGCCACTCTTGCACGATACGTGCGCATCCATTTGCATGAGGTACCTACTGATGAAAATCCCAACCAGAGAAGGCGATGCCGAAGTCAGAGGATGCCAAAAGTCAGCCAGAGAAGCATACTTTACAGCTCTCAGGAAAGTACATATAACCTTGCCAGTACTAACAATGGAACCTCCAGAGAAGAAGGAAAGGGCGGAGCATTATGGGCGAACTGAGAAAATCGAATTATCCCCAGGAAAGGAGATAGAAGTGGGAGATGAGctagaagaagaaatcaaacgaTCTCTGACCGAAAACCTCAGATCGCTTGGAGACTCCTTTGCCTGGACAACAGACGAATTGATCGGAGTAGACCCGGACGTCATATGTCATCGGTTAAACATAGCGACCGACGCGAAGGCAGTGATACAAAAGAAGAGAAGGCACTCGCCCGAAAAACAACTCGCCATCGCAGAAGAGGTCGCCCGGTTAAAAGCAGCAAACGTGATCAAAGACGCCTATTACCCCAAGTGGGTAGCGAATGTGGTGATGGTAAAAAAGTCCAATGGCACTTACCGAATGTGCGTGGACTTCACAGATCTGAATAAAGCATGTCCCAAAGATAGTTTCCCACTTCCACACATTGATCAGTTAGTAGACTCCACAGCAGGTCACGCCCTCTATACATTCCTAGATGCCAAGGCGGGATATCACCAGATACCCATGGCACCTGAAGATCAGGAGAAGACGGCCTTCATAACGGACCAGGGATTATTTTGTTACAAGATGATGCCCTTCGGTCTGAAGAACGCAGGAGCCACATATCAGCGGCTGGTGAACTCAATATTCAGAGATCAGATAGGAAAacacatggaagtttatgtggatgacatgattATCAAGAGCATCCGGGCTGAAGACCACCCAACAGATGTGAAGATAGTCCTGGAGACGCTAAAGAGATACCAGCTAAAACTCAATCCGGAAAAGTGCGTATTCGGAGTACCGGCAGGCAAGTTCTTGGGATACATGGTCTCTCAGAGGGGTATCGAGGCTAACCCAGATAAAATCGAAGCGGTCTTAAAAATGACACCGCCACGGAGCATACATGAAGTCCAGAAGCTCAACGGCCGGATCACGGCTCTAGGTCGGTTCATGTCCTGCTCGGCAAAACGATGCCTGCCTTTCTTCAAAACCCTGAAACAGATCAAGAACTTCACATGGACCGCAGAATGCCAGCAGGCGTTTGAAGAGTTGAAAAGCTTCCTATCCTCGCCCCCACTGTTGGCGAGACCGGATCCGGGCGAcgtgttatatttatacatctcttGCTCTGACGAAACGATAGCAGGAGTATTGGTGTCGGAAAAAGGAGGCGAACAATACCCGATCTACTACATTAGCAAAGTACTCAGAGATGCGGAGCTGAGATACCCGAAGTTGGAGAAGCTGGCGCTGTGCGTATACACCGCCACCATCAAGCTCCGACATTACTTCGAAGGGCACCAAGTCATTGTACGGACCGACCAACCATTACGAAAAATCCTCCAGAAGGCAGAGACAAGTGGACGCATAGCAGAATGGGCCGTCAAAATAGGAAGTCTGGGCGTTATCTATGAAGCTCGGAAAGCACTGAAAGCTCAAGCACTAGCCGACTTCTTCGCTGAATTAACATTCAAAGAACCCATGGAGGACAAAACGACTCCCTGGGAGATGCACGTCGATGGAGCGGTTTGCGGAGAAGGAGCAGGCATCGGAGTCGTGCTCAAAGGACCAGGAAGAATCCAAATGGAATACTCAGCAAGACTCGAGTTTCCAGCTTCCAACAATGTTGCGGAATATGAGGCGCTGATAACAGGGTTGCAATTATGCGAAGAGCTCAACATCTCCGAAGTCCAGATCTACAGTGATTCACAACTGGTTGTGAACCAAGTCTCGGGGAACTTCGAAGTAAAAGAAGCTACGTTGAAGAAGTACGCCAAGCAGGCCAAAACCTTCTTTGCCGATAATGGGCGATCCTGGTCGCTACAGCAAATACCCAGAGCAATGAATGGAAGATCAGACGAATTGGCAAAGTGGGCAGGAACAAAGAATTACGACTCAATGAGAAACATTCCTCATGAAATCAAACGACAGCCTAGCTTTCAAGAAGAAATTGAGGAAGGCGAAGTACTGATTGTAGAAGAGGAAGAAACCTGGATGTCCCCCCTCACAGCATACCTGGCTAATGGAATACTCCCCGAGGACAAGAAGGAAGCCAAAAGGATAGTGATACTCTCATCAAAGTTCGGAATATACAACGGCCAGCTGTACAAACGGTCATTCACCCATCCCTGGCTAAGATGTGTGAACAAAGAAGAAGGAGAGTACATCATGAAAGAATTACATGAGGGGACCTGCGGAGCACATGACGGAGCATCAACACTGGTCAGGAAAGCACTGCTACAAGGCTATTATTGGCCCACGATGAAAGAACAAGCTACAACGCTGGTAAGGGGATGCTGGCCTTGCCAGCAACATGCCTTGGTACCAAGAAAGCAAGCTTCAGAAATGAAACCCATCGGCAGTGCATGGCCGTTCGCCCAGTGGGGTATGGACATCCTGGGACCTCTCCCTTTGGCCACAGGACAACGGAAGTTCCTGGTAGTGGCAATCGACCacttcaccaagtggatagag ttcgacTCAGCAAAGTTTAGAAAGTTTTGTGCCGAGTATCAGATCAACCTAAGGTTCACTTCGGTTTACCATCCACAATCGAATGGGCAAACCGAAGTGGCCAACAGAATCCTACTGGCCGGACTAAAAAGAAGACTAGACGAGTGCAAAGGAAGATGGGTAGAAGAACTCTACAGCGTCCTATGGAACTACCGTACCACCCCTAGAGAATCAACGGGCGAAACTCCATTCGCCCTAGCCTATGGAACGGAGGCTGTAATTCCTGTAGAGATCGGCGCACCCACACCAAGGACAGAAGACAACCAGCTAAACCTAGAAGAAAACGAAGAAGAGCTCAGGAACAATCTGGATCTCCTGGTTGAAAAAATCAACAGATCAGACATCAGGATGGAAGCCTACAGACAAAAgatggccaaacatttcaacagccatgtaaagaaaagaaaattcaaactagGCGACCTAGTCATGCGAAAAACCGAAgtcaaaaaaggagaagcaGGAAGTGGAAAACTGCAgccaaactgggaaggaccttacACCATCAGCGAGGTCATTAAAGAAGGAACATTTAAACTCACCAACTCCATGGGAAGAATCATACCAAGGACATGGAACGCCAACAACTTGAGGAAAATTTAG